A genome region from Arachis duranensis cultivar V14167 chromosome 8, aradu.V14167.gnm2.J7QH, whole genome shotgun sequence includes the following:
- the LOC107462692 gene encoding cytochrome P450 71A1-like — protein sequence MATIVSIILKQFPCDKFNSTLYLSIVVAIIISILLVINLTITRRSKSIINLPPSPPKLPFIGNLHQLGTLPHRSFQELSNKHGPLMFLQLGQIPTLVVSSADLAKEIFKNHDLVFASRPPTTAGNNFLYGCKDIAFAPCDEAWRQKKKVCVVKLLSPKKVKSFLPVRQHEVAKLVDTIQEACSREVSSSSCVINLSELLVATSLNIVSRCVLGQDFDFSEVSGHGSFGELSRKLLRQFTEFCVGDFFPSLGWVDDFRGLTSKFNATSVAVDAFMEGVIEEHKKNKTNNDDDDDDDSNKDFVAILLHLQEKGMLEFEFTREDLKAILVDMFLGATDSSSITLEWTFSELLKKPSTMKKVQEEVRQVVGNKSMIDENDINQMKYLKCVIKEALRLHPPLPILVPRQTTSNSKIKGYDIPSKTTVYLNVWAIHRDPELWKDPEEFIPERFESNQIDFKGQDFQYIPFGSGRRGCPGMSFGLASTEYILANLLYWFDWKLPINEDIDMTEMSGISVSKKVPLHLEAIMMDN from the exons ATGGCAACTATTGTATCCATTATTCTAAAACAATTCCCATGTGATAAGTTTAACTCAACCCTCTACCTTTCAATAGTAGTTGCCATCATTATTAGCATCCTTCTTGTGATTAATCTAACCATCACAAGAAGAAGCAAATCCATTATTAATCTTCCACCATCACCACCAAAGTTACCATTCATTGGAAACCTTCACCAACTAGGAACATTGCCACACCGTTCTTTCCAAGAACTCTCCAACAAGCATGGCCCTCTCATGTTCCTTCAGTTAGGACAAATCCCAACATTAGTGGTTTCATCTGCAGATTTGGCCAAGGAAATCTTCAAAAACCATGATCTTGTTTTTGCGAGCCGCCCTCCAACGACGGCCGGAAATAACTTTCTCTATGGCTGCAAAGACATAGCGTTTGCGCCCTGCGACGAAGCATGGagacagaaaaaaaaagtttgtgTTGTTAAACTTCTAAGTCCCAAAAAAGTTAAATCCTTTCTCCCTGTAAGACAACATGAGGTTGCAAAACTTGTTGATACTATCCAAGAAGCGTGCTCAAGAGAAGTCTCATCATCATCTTGTGTGATTAATCTTAGTGAGTTGTTGGTTGCTACATCGCTCAACATCGTTTCAAGATGTGTTCTTGGACAAGACTTTGATTTCTCAGAAGTTAGTGGTCATGGAAGCTTTGGAGAGCTTAGCAGGAAGTTGCTGAGGCAATTCACTGAGTTTTGTGTTGGTGATTTCTTCCCTTCCTTGGGTTGGGTTGATGATTTTAGAGGCTTGACTTCCAAGTTTAATGCCACTTCTGTAGCAGTAGATGCTTTCATGGAAGGAGTAATTGAAGaacacaagaaaaataagacgaacaatgatgatgatgatgatgatgatagtaACAAAGACTTTGTGGCTATACTTCTTCATCTTCAAGAGAAGGGTATGCTTGAATTTGAGTTCACTAGAGAAGATCTCAAAGCAATCCTAGTG GACATGTTTCTTGGAGCAACTGATTCTAGCTCCATCACTTTAGAGTGGACTTTCTCTGAGCTCCTTAAGAAGCCAAGTACCATGAAGAAAGTTCAAGAAGAGGTAAGACAAGTTGTGGGGAACAAATCAATGATAGATGAAAATGACATAAATCAAATGAAGTATTTGAAGTGTGTGATCAAAGAAGCTCTTAGGCTACACCCACCTCTTCCTATCTTAGTCCCTAGAcaaacaacatcaaattcaaaaataaaagggtATGACATTCCTTCAAAAACAACTGTTTATTTGAATGTTTGGGCAATTCATAGGGACCCTGAATTATGGAAGGATCCTGAAGAATTCATTCCAGAAAGATTTGAAAGTAACCAAATTGATTTCAAAGGACAAGATTTTCAATATATCCCTTTTGGATCCGGAAGAAGGGGTTGTCCTGGAATGTCATTTGGACTTGCTTCTACGGAATATATTCTTGCTAATCTTTTATATTGGTTTGATTGGAAGCTGCCTATAAATGAAGACATAGACATGACTGAAATGTCTGGAATCAGTGTTAGCAAGAAAGTACCACTTCATCTTGAAGCCATAATGATGGACAATTAG
- the LOC107462693 gene encoding uncharacterized protein LOC107462693 encodes MALKTCFTLLHNSQHSSSRTFSQSPLSILLPAFFTMNLTTTSCVYQHFLLRGSSILLFFVLSSNLSNTSGALLMAQELDLELQRYTDSKEGFTLLIPSSWTKVDKAGATALFQDAIMGSNNIGIVVKPVRLANLGDFGSPEFVAVSIYKQKGVR; translated from the exons ATGGCTTTGAAAACTTGCTTCACTCTTCTCCACAATTCACAACACTCTTCTTCCAGAACCTTTTCTCAATCCCCTCTTTCAATTCTGTTACCTGCATTCTTCACAATGAACCTCACAACCACATCGTGCGTTTATCAACATTTTTTACTAAGAGGAAGCTCAATCCTGCTCTTCTTCGTTCTTTCGAGCAATTTATCAAACACTAGTGGTGCATTGTTGATGGCTCAAGAGTTGGACTTGGAGCTTCAGAGATACACTGATTCCAAGGAAGGTTTCACTCTTCTTATACCCTCTTCTTGGACTAAG GTTGATAAAGCTGGGGCAACTGCTTTGTTTCAAGATGCAATTATGGGGAGCAACAACATTGGGATTGTGGTGAAGCCGGTTCGTCTTGCAAACCTTGGAGACTTCGGGAGCCCCGAGTTTGTAGCTGTAAGCATTTACAAGCAGAAAGGCGTAAGGTAA
- the LOC107462824 gene encoding protein DUF642 L-GALACTONO-1,4-LACTONE-RESPONSIVE GENE 2, with amino-acid sequence MAVTLVSTLCLALLVAVSASAVIQPRVPEAYLQNGNFEEQPNPKSLQKTKLIGKFALPKWEINGLVEYVTGGPQPGGMFFPVTHGIHAVRLGNEASISQTIKVKPGQYYALILGASRTCAQDEVLRISVPPQTGDVPLQTLYSLNGDVIAWGFKATFNVAKVTFHNPGVQEDPACGPLLDAIAIREFYPPLPSRANLVKNPGFEEGPFPIFNSTNGVLLPPEQQDLMSPLPGWIIESLKAIKFIDSKHFNIPFGLGAVELVAGRESAIAQIIRTVTNKVYNITFSVGDAKNGCHGSMMVEAFAAKDTFKVPFKSEGKGKFRTVSFKFKAVAPRTRLTFYSSFYHTRIDDYGSLCGPVLDQVIVFPVA; translated from the exons ATGGCAGTGACACTTGTATCTACACTTTGTTTGGCTTTGTTGGTTGCTGTTTCAGCTTCTGCTGTTATTCAGCCAAGAGTACCTGAAG CTTACCTTCAAAATGGAAATTTTGAGGAGCAACCAAACCCCAAATCCCTCCAGAAAACCAAACTCATTGGAAAATTTGCGTTACCAAAATGGGAGATCAATGGTTTGGTTGAGTATGTCACCGGAGGGCCACAACCCGGAGGCATGTTCTTCCCAGTGACTCATGGCATACATGCTGTAAGGCTTGGCAATGAAGCCTCAATCTCTCAGACCATCAAGGTCAAACCTGGCCAATACTACGCGCTCATTCTCGGCGCGTCGAGGACTTGTGCACAAGATGAAGTCCTAAGGATCTCTGTGCCTCCACAGACTGGAGATGTTCCTCTGCAGACACTGTATAGCCTCAATGGTGATGTCATTGCTTGGGGATTCAAGGCCACTTTTAATGTCGCTAAAGTTACTTTCCACAACCCTGGAGTTCAGGAAGATCCGGCTTGTGGTCCGCTTTTGGATGCCATTGCTATCAGAGAGTTTTACCCTCCATTGCCTTCAAGAG ctaatttggttaaaaatccCGGTTTTGAAGAGGGTCCATTCCCTATTTTCAATTCTACCAACGGTGTTCTGCTTCCTCCTGAACAGCAAGATTTGATGTCGCCGCTCCCCGGTTGGATCATCGAATCCCTGAAAGCCATTAAGTTCATAGATTCAAAGCATTTCAATATCCCATTCGGGTTGGGAGCAGTGGAACTGGTTGCAGGCAGGGAAAGTGCCATCGCCCAAATCATCAGAACAGTTACCAACAAAGTCTACAACATCACATTTTCAGTTGGAGATGCCAAAAACGGCTGCCACGGATCCATGATGGTCGAAGCATTTGCCGCCAAGGACACCTTCAAAGTTCCCTTCAAATCTGAAGGCAAGGGAAAATTCAGAACTGTGAGCTTCAAGTTCAAAGCAGTTGCACCAAGAACAAGACTCACATTCTACAGCTCCTTCTACCATACCAGAATTGATGATTATGGATCTCTCTGTGGCCCTGTTCTTGACCAAGTTATAGTGTTCCCTGTCGCCTAA